The window CTCCTCCGCGGCCTCCGCGGGTCCTTCGATCTGATCCCGGATCGCCTGCCTCCCATCCGGGGAGATCACTAAGCCGTCCAGCCATAGGCGATCGCCTCGCACCTCGCCATAGGCGGCGATGGGGACCCGACAGCCTCCGCCCAGGGCGCGCAGGAAGGCGCGCTCAGCGGTCACCGCCCACCACGTGGGCGGATGGTTGAGGCGCTCCGCGAGGGCCTGGGCCCGCGCATCGTCCGCCCGGATTTCCACGGCGATGGCTCCTTGCCCGGGGGCCGGGAGCACCTGATCCAGGGGGAAGATCTCCGTGATGGCCTCGCTGCGCCCCAGGCGGATCAGCCCGGCCACGGCCAGCACGATGGCCTCGTAGCGCCCCTCCTCCAGGCGCCGCAAGCGAGTGTCCACGTTCCCGATGAGCGGGAGATAGGCCAGATCCGGCCGGAGCGCTCGCAGCTGGGCGGTGCGGCGGGGGCTGCCGGTCCCCACCCGGGCGCCAGCGGGCAGCGTCGTCCAGGTCCATCCGTTGCAGGCGATCAGGGCCTCCCGGGGATCTTCCCGTTCCAGCACGGCCGCCAGCCGCAGCCCGGGCACCGGATCCGTGGGCAGATCCTTCAAGCTGTGCACCGCCAGGTCGATCCGTCCCTCCAGAAGGGTGTGCTGGAGCTCCTTGACGAAGGCACCCCGCACCTCCCGCTGCCCGCGGTCGCCGCTGGTGTGAACGATCACGGTCTCCACCGGGATCTCCGGATGCATGGCGCGGAGCCGGCGGATCACCTGCTCGGTTTGCGCCCGGGCCAAAGCGCTGCCCCGGGTGCCCACTCGCAACGGGCGGTCGCTCACGGCGAGGCCCCTCCGTCCGAAGAGAAGGGATCGTCCTCCAGCTGCCACAAGGCCTGGAACAGCGCCAGGGCTTGCGGATCCCCGGCCGCCTGCTTCAGACCGATGAGGGGAGCGTGCAGCAGCTTGCGGACCAGCCGGTGGGCGAACTGCTCGATGCGGGCGCGCTGGGCGGGGGTGAGCTCTCCCAGCTTCGGCCACAGCCACGCCAGCTCCTGCTGGCGGATCGCCTCCGCCCGGCGTTCCAGGCGGGCGATGAGCGGGCCGACAGCCCGGCTCCGCTGCGCGGCCTCCCACTCCCGCACCGCTGCTTCCACCATCGCCTCAGCCTGCGCGATCGCGGCCTCCAGCCGCTGCCGGCGCGCGTTCCCACGGGCCTGCAGATCCTCCAGGCCGATCCGATGAATGGAAGGCGGGAGCTCAGCCTGCGGGTCCACGTTCGGCGGGGCTCCCAGATCCACCAGCCACAGGGGATCCGCCGGCGCCGCGCCCCGTCCGTGCGCCACCGCGTGGAGCTCCGGGCGGGAGAGGATCGGCTGAGGGACGGCCAGGGCCATGAAGGCCACATCCGCTTCGATCAGGCTGGAGATCAGATCCGTCAGGGTCCCGGCCTCCCCGCCCGCGGGTTCGGCCAGCTGGCGCGCCCGTTCCAGGGTGCGGCTGAGCACCCGAAGGCGAAGCGGCCGGTCCCGCCCCACCGCCCGCACCACCGCGCTCCCCATCGTCCCCGCCCCCACCACCAGGATCCGTTTGCCGGCCAGCCCCACACGTTCCCGGATCTCCTGGACGGCCAGGGCGGCCAGGGAGGAGGGGAAGCGCCCCAGGTCCGTTCGAGAACGCACCTCCCGGCCCAGGGCGATGGCCCGGTCGAACAGCGGGCCCAGGATCGCGCCGACCGTCCCGGCCTCCCGAGCGAGGGTCAGGGCTTCCCGCACCTGTCCGAGGATCTCCGGCTCGCCCACCGCGGTGGAATCCAGGCCGGCGGCCACCCGGAACAGATGACGGACGGCTGTCGATCCGGTCCATCGGGTCAAGGCGAGGGGGGATCCCATGCCCAGGGCCTGTTGCAGGAACGCGGCCGCGACGTCCGCCGCGCCGACCCCGTAGATCTCCAACCGTTCGCAGGTGCTCAGGACCACGGCTTCGGGCAATCCGCCTGCGCGCAACGCCGAAAGCCACGCCCGCACCTGCTCCGGGGGGAACCCGAATCCCCCGGCTGAAGCGTTCGCCCGCCGGTGGGTCCCCACGCCGAAGATCTCCCCGCCAGGCCCCGACATCCCCCATCCACCCCCCTCTGTCGGGATCAGGCGAAATTCTATATTTCTGTCGCTAATTAAGCAAGTTCGCTTAATTTTTTGTGGACCGTGGGCTCGGCAATCG is drawn from Thermoflexus hugenholtzii and contains these coding sequences:
- the hemC gene encoding hydroxymethylbilane synthase, with the protein product MSDRPLRVGTRGSALARAQTEQVIRRLRAMHPEIPVETVIVHTSGDRGQREVRGAFVKELQHTLLEGRIDLAVHSLKDLPTDPVPGLRLAAVLEREDPREALIACNGWTWTTLPAGARVGTGSPRRTAQLRALRPDLAYLPLIGNVDTRLRRLEEGRYEAIVLAVAGLIRLGRSEAITEIFPLDQVLPAPGQGAIAVEIRADDARAQALAERLNHPPTWWAVTAERAFLRALGGGCRVPIAAYGEVRGDRLWLDGLVISPDGRQAIRDQIEGPAEAAEELGRALAERLRSQGAIRILEEAG
- the hemA gene encoding glutamyl-tRNA reductase, encoding MSGPGGEIFGVGTHRRANASAGGFGFPPEQVRAWLSALRAGGLPEAVVLSTCERLEIYGVGAADVAAAFLQQALGMGSPLALTRWTGSTAVRHLFRVAAGLDSTAVGEPEILGQVREALTLAREAGTVGAILGPLFDRAIALGREVRSRTDLGRFPSSLAALAVQEIRERVGLAGKRILVVGAGTMGSAVVRAVGRDRPLRLRVLSRTLERARQLAEPAGGEAGTLTDLISSLIEADVAFMALAVPQPILSRPELHAVAHGRGAAPADPLWLVDLGAPPNVDPQAELPPSIHRIGLEDLQARGNARRQRLEAAIAQAEAMVEAAVREWEAAQRSRAVGPLIARLERRAEAIRQQELAWLWPKLGELTPAQRARIEQFAHRLVRKLLHAPLIGLKQAAGDPQALALFQALWQLEDDPFSSDGGASP